AGCACGGGATATCCAAGAAAACCATGCGTACTAAGATCTTTCTCCTTTAATTCGCTTATCTGCTCTTTATAGGTAGGACATCTCTGAAGCCAGCCTAATGGAGTTATAATAGAAAATATCAGATTTAGCTCTGCATGCTCTATAACATCAGACTGCTTAAATATTACCGACTTCTCAGGGTCTAATCCTACGGCAAGCCAATCTTTGAGATTATCGAGAGAATATTCTGCAATCTTCTTTGAGTCGGCATACTCCCCCATTAAAGCATGCCAGTCGGCAATCATAAAAAAGCATTCATAATCCTCTTGAAGTTTAACCCAATTAATTAAAGCTCCAAGAAGATGACCCAGATGCAGAGGGCCTGTCGGCCTCATTCCGGATAGAATTCTTTTCTTCATCAGACTTCAATCATAGTATATGCTTCTATGATATCCCCTTCGGTTATATTATTATATCCCTCTAATCCTATGCCGCATTCATAACCTTCGGAGACTTCTCTGGCATCATCCTTAAATCTTTTTAATGATGTAATTCTACCTTCATAGACAACCTTTTTATCTCTCAGCAATCTACAGGGTGAGTTTCTCTGAATCTTACCCTTGCTAACCCAAGAACCCGCTATCTTACCAACCTTACTGACATCAAAAACCTTCCTTACTTCAACCCTACCCAGAAAACGCTCTTCTAGTTCCGGCTCTTGCAATCCTTTAAAAACTTTATCTATATCTTCTATAAGCTCATATATTATGCTGTAGAGCCTGACTTCAACGCTTTCTTTCTTCGCCCTGGCTTTCGCTTTATCATCAATGCCAACACTAAAACCTACAACAAAAGCATCCGAAACAAGTGCCAAGACAACATCCGATTCTGTAATACTGCCTATACCTTTATGTAATATCTTTATATCCAGCTTCTCTTTTTGAGAATTCTTTAGTTTCTCTAAAGAGTCGACCACAGCATCAAGCGAACCGTATACATCCGCTTTTAATATCAATCTAAACAATTTCTGCCCCTCTTTGGTTAAATCTTGAAGACTCATCCTCTGAGATGGAGTCTGCTTCTTCTCTCTTATATCGCTCTTTCTCTTTTCAACAATATCTTTAACTCTGCCTTCATTTTCAACGACAAGAAAGCCCTCTCCTGACTCTGGGATTCCATTTAAACCTAATATTCCTACGGGGTCAGATGGACCAGCACTCTCAACCTCTAAACCCAAATCATCGAAAAGAGCCCTCACCTTTCCAAGACAAGTACCAGCAAGAAGCATATCGCCTGCCTTTAAAGTACCACTCTGAACTATTACAGAGACAAAAGGCCCTCCCTTGGTAATTTTAGATTCAAGGACTACCCCTTTAGCCAATTTATCGGGGTTAGATTTAAGTTCCATAATCTCTGATTGCAGTATCACCATATCCAGTAAAGCATCTATCCCCTCGCCAGTTAAAGCAGAGATATTGACCGCAATTACATCTCCGCCCCAATCTTCCGGAGTAAGATCTACCTCGGCTAACTCTCTCTTTACTTTGTCAATATTTGCTTCAGGCCTATCGGCTTTATTTATAGCCACTATTATAGGAACATCTGCAGCTTTTGCATGATCAATAGCTTCAACTGTCTGAGGCATAACACCATCATCGGCTGCAACAACCAAAATCACGATATCAGTTACACTTGCACCCCTCGCTCTCATAGAGGTAAAGGCCTCGTGCCCTGGTGTATCTATAAAAGTGATTTTCTTATTCTTGTGTTTAACTTCGTAGGCTCCAATATGTTGAGTTATTCCTCCAGCCTCTTTATCCGTCAATTCTAAATTTCTTATCTTCTCAAGTAATGTAGTCTTACCATGATCAACGTGACCCATAAGAGTAACAATAGGGTACCTATTCTTAAGAGAACCTTCTTCTTTCTCTTTGTGTATCTTTACAACTTCTTCTTCTTTAGTCAACTGACGTTTTAAAACAAAACCGAATTCCTCAGCCAATTTTAATGCAATATCCTCCTCTAAAGACTGATTGATATTTGCAAATACCTTCCACTGGAGTAATTTCCCCTGAACCTCATTGGGTTTAGCACCCAATTTAACCGCAAGGTCCCTAACAGTAATCGGAAATTCAACAGCTATCTTGGGGTTCTTATCAAGCTCTTTTTTCTTCTTCTTGTTTAAAATAGAGATAATTTCACTTTTGACAAGTTCTGCTGTCTCTAGATCTATATTGCTCATATGAGATTTAACATCAACATTTAAATCTTTTAGATACTCCATAAGTTCTCTGCTGTCTAAACCCAACTCCTGAGCAAGTGTATAAACTCTTATATTAGACATTTTTACCCTTTAAATATTTCTTTGCAGCATCTATCGCTCTTTGAGCTGTCTTCTCACCTAAACCCTCTATCTTTTTTAAAACCTTGGCATCTGCCTTAGCCAGGACATCAACACTCTCATAACCTGATTTGCTCAGTGCCTCCGCAATCTTAGGACCTATTCCATTAACTTTTAACAGAGGAGACTCTTCGCCCAACTCCTCAGGACTTCTAACATCTATCTCCCAATCTGTCAATTGAGATGCCAGCCTTACGTTCTGGCCGTGCCTTCCAATAGCTATAGAGAGCTGATCTTTTACAACTATGACCAATGCTCTCTTCTGTTCTTTGAAAATCCTTATATCTGATATCTGCGCTGGATTTAATGCTGCTTTTATATATTCAGCAGGCTTATCGCTGTAATGAATAATATCTATTTTCTCTCCGCCCAATTCATCTACTATATTTTTTACCCTTACACCTTTCATACCAACGCAAGACCCAACAGGATCGACGCTCTCCTGATTACTCTTAACGGCTATTTTGGTTCTTTCGCCGGCTTCTCTGGCAATAGCTACTATCTCAACAGTTTTATCTTGGATCTCAGGCACCTCTATTTCAAAAAGTCTTCTTATTAATTCAGTCCTCCTGCGTGATACAATAACAAGAGGCGGCTTACCGGACTTCTTAACCTCAAGAACATATACTTTTAGCTTCTGTCTCTGCCTATAACTCTCACCTCGACCTTGCTCTGAACGAGGTAAGACAGCTTCGGCTTTATCAAGCTGCATAATAACATCTCCATATTCCAATCTGTGAACCATGGCTGTTAGAACATCTCCAACTCTGTCTTTGTATTCCTCATAGACAGTCTCTTTCTCTGCTTCGCGCAACTTCTGCATAATTACCTGTTTTGCAGTCTGAGCAGCGATCCTGCCTAATTTTTGAGAGACAATCTCCTCTCCTCTGAGATAGACTTTTATATCACCGCTGTTGATATTAAAATTTATCTCCAGATCCTCTCTCTCCGCATGTAAAACTTTCTTAGCTGCTGTAATCATAGCAACCTCAATTGCATCAATAAGCTTATCTTGGTTTATACCTTTCTCTTGACCAAGATACTCCAAAGCTAATAAAAGTTCTTCATTCATATCTAAACCTCTGATAATTTAACTTTCTGCTTAGCTTCTTTAATATCAGCAATATTTAAACTAACATCTCCATCCCCTAAACCAA
This genomic stretch from Candidatus Kaelpia imicola harbors:
- a CDS encoding tryptophan--tRNA ligase (catalyzes a two-step reaction, first charging a tryptophan molecule by linking its carboxyl group to the alpha-phosphate of ATP, followed by transfer of the aminoacyl-adenylate to its tRNA); translation: MKKRILSGMRPTGPLHLGHLLGALINWVKLQEDYECFFMIADWHALMGEYADSKKIAEYSLDNLKDWLAVGLDPEKSVIFKQSDVIEHAELNLIFSIITPLGWLQRCPTYKEQISELKEKDLSTHGFLGYPVL
- the infB gene encoding translation initiation factor IF-2; protein product: MSNIRVYTLAQELGLDSRELMEYLKDLNVDVKSHMSNIDLETAELVKSEIISILNKKKKKELDKNPKIAVEFPITVRDLAVKLGAKPNEVQGKLLQWKVFANINQSLEEDIALKLAEEFGFVLKRQLTKEEEVVKIHKEKEEGSLKNRYPIVTLMGHVDHGKTTLLEKIRNLELTDKEAGGITQHIGAYEVKHKNKKITFIDTPGHEAFTSMRARGASVTDIVILVVAADDGVMPQTVEAIDHAKAADVPIIVAINKADRPEANIDKVKRELAEVDLTPEDWGGDVIAVNISALTGEGIDALLDMVILQSEIMELKSNPDKLAKGVVLESKITKGGPFVSVIVQSGTLKAGDMLLAGTCLGKVRALFDDLGLEVESAGPSDPVGILGLNGIPESGEGFLVVENEGRVKDIVEKRKSDIREKKQTPSQRMSLQDLTKEGQKLFRLILKADVYGSLDAVVDSLEKLKNSQKEKLDIKILHKGIGSITESDVVLALVSDAFVVGFSVGIDDKAKARAKKESVEVRLYSIIYELIEDIDKVFKGLQEPELEERFLGRVEVRKVFDVSKVGKIAGSWVSKGKIQRNSPCRLLRDKKVVYEGRITSLKRFKDDAREVSEGYECGIGLEGYNNITEGDIIEAYTMIEV
- the nusA gene encoding transcription termination factor NusA, whose translation is MNEELLLALEYLGQEKGINQDKLIDAIEVAMITAAKKVLHAEREDLEINFNINSGDIKVYLRGEEIVSQKLGRIAAQTAKQVIMQKLREAEKETVYEEYKDRVGDVLTAMVHRLEYGDVIMQLDKAEAVLPRSEQGRGESYRQRQKLKVYVLEVKKSGKPPLVIVSRRRTELIRRLFEIEVPEIQDKTVEIVAIAREAGERTKIAVKSNQESVDPVGSCVGMKGVRVKNIVDELGGEKIDIIHYSDKPAEYIKAALNPAQISDIRIFKEQKRALVIVVKDQLSIAIGRHGQNVRLASQLTDWEIDVRSPEELGEESPLLKVNGIGPKIAEALSKSGYESVDVLAKADAKVLKKIEGLGEKTAQRAIDAAKKYLKGKNV